Within Cellulophaga sp. L1A9, the genomic segment TGCGAAATCATCAAGAGATTATATCATATCTCAGGGTATTGATGCAGACCGTATAGAAAGTGCAATTGGGTATGGTGAGGATAGGTTATTAAATGATTGTGATGGTAGCGTTAAATGTACTCGTGAGAAGCATGAGTTAAACAGACGATCAGAATTTATAATTGTAAAAATGTAATACAACTTAAAAATAGCGTAATTAAAAACCCAAGCAGTAATGCTTGGGTTTTTTTGTATGTAAAAAAAAGCTTTTTTTAAACGTTCGCTTTTAATAATTCTCTGTTCATACGTGCAATGTTTTCTAAAGAAATTCCTTTAGGACATTCAACTTCACAAGCTCCAGTATTTGTACAGTTTCCAAAACCTTCTAAGTCCATTTGTGCAACCATGTTTTTAACACGATCTGTGGCTTCTACTTGGCCTTGTGGTAATAAAGCGTATTGAGATACTTTTGCACCAACAAAAAGCATTGCAGAAGCATTTTTACAACTTGCTACACAAGCACCACAACCAATACAAGTAGCAGAATCCATAGCTTCATCGGCTGCATGCTTAGAAATAGGAGTTCCGTTAGCGTCTTGAGTATTTCCAGATGTGTTTACAGAAATATAGCCACCCGCATGCTGTATACGGTCAAAAGCACTTCTATCAACAACTAAATCTTTTATTACAGGAAAAGCTTTTGCTCTAAATGGCTCTATAGTAATAGTGTCTCCATCTTTGAACATACGCATGTGTAATTGACAAGTAGTTACACCTCTATCTGGTCCGTGTGCTTCGCCATTAATAAACATAGAACACATTCCGCAGATACCTTCACGACAATCATGATCAAAAGAAACAGGCTCTTCACCTTTATTGATTAATTGTTCGTTTAACACATCCATCATTTCTAAGAAAGACATGTGTTCAGATATCTCTGTCACTTTATAATCGACCATTTTACCCTTAGCTTGGGCATTTTTCTGTCTCCAAATTTTTAATGTCAGATTCATATTTTAAGTATTGAGTAATGAGTATTATAGAGTGATAGGTATCACGTGTAATAGCTCAATACTATTATTTATAACTTCTTTGTTTTAATTCTATCTCTTTGAACTCTAACTGCTCTTTATGTAAAACAGCATCAGAGGGCTCGCCTTTAAATTCCCAAGCAGAAACAAATGCAAAATCTTTGTCATTACGTTTCGCTTCTCCTTTTTGTTCGCCATCTAGTTCAACGGACTCTTCTCTAAAGTGTCCACCACAAGATTCGTCTCTCTCAAGCGCATCTTTAGCAAATAACTCTCCTAATTCTAAGAAGTCAGCCACACGACCAGCTTTTTCAAGTTCGGCATTTAGTTCGTCTGATGTTCCAGGAACACTTACGTTTTTATAGAAATCTTCACGTAAAGCTTTAATTTCTGCCATGGCTTCTGTTAAACCTGCAGCGTTACGAGACATTCCACATTTATCCCACATGATTTTACCTAATTTCTTATGGTAATAATCAACAGAGTGAGACCCTTTATTATTGATAAAGAAATCAATTTTATCGGTTACAGATTTTTCCGCTTCATCGAACTCAGGAGTATTCGTTGGAATTTTTCCTGTTCTAATTTCGTGAGAAAGATAATCGCCAATCGTGTATGGCAATACAAAATATCCATCGGCCAGACCTTGCATTAAGGCAGAAGCTCCAAGTCTGTTTGCACCGTGATCAGAGAAGTTAGCTTCACCAATACAGTATAAACCTTGAACAGTAGTCATTAAGTTGTAATCTACCCAAACACCACCCATAGTATAGTGAACAGCAGGGTAAATCATCATTGGTGTTTTGTACGGATCTTGATCTACGATTTTTTCGTACATCTGGAAAAGGTTTCCGTATTTAGCTTTTACAATAGCTGCACCTAATTCATATAATTTTTCAGCAGAAGCATTTTCAATATTATGGATTTTTGCTTGCTCAACACCATAACGTTGTATGGCAGTTGCAAAATCTAAATAAACAGCTTCGCCAGTTGCATTTACGCCATATCCAGCATCACAACGTTCTTTCGCAGCTCTTGATGCCACATCACGTGGTACCAAGTTACCAAACGCTGGGTAACGACGCTCTAAGTAGTAATCTCTTTGGTCTTCAGATAAATCTGTTGGCTTTTTCTTTCCTTCGCGAATTGCCATTACATCCTCTAAATTTTTAGGAACCCAAATACGACCATCATTACGTAATGACTCCGACATTAAGGTTAATTTAGATTGATAATCACCAGAACGTGGAATACACGTTGGGTGAATTTGCGTATAACAAGGGTTTGCAAAAAATGCTCCTTTTTTGTGTATTTTCCAAGCTGCGGTAGCGTTAGATCCCATTGCATTGGTAGATAAGAAATATACATTTCCGTATCCTCCAGAAGCAATAACAACCGCATGTGCAGAGTGGCGTTCTATTTTTCCTGTAACTAAGTCACGTGCAATAATACCTCTTGCTTTACCGTCAACCTTAACAACATCTAGCATTTCATGACGG encodes:
- a CDS encoding succinate dehydrogenase/fumarate reductase iron-sulfur subunit → MNLTLKIWRQKNAQAKGKMVDYKVTEISEHMSFLEMMDVLNEQLINKGEEPVSFDHDCREGICGMCSMFINGEAHGPDRGVTTCQLHMRMFKDGDTITIEPFRAKAFPVIKDLVVDRSAFDRIQHAGGYISVNTSGNTQDANGTPISKHAADEAMDSATCIGCGACVASCKNASAMLFVGAKVSQYALLPQGQVEATDRVKNMVAQMDLEGFGNCTNTGACEVECPKGISLENIARMNRELLKANV
- a CDS encoding fumarate reductase/succinate dehydrogenase flavoprotein subunit; translated protein: MSVLDSKVPKGSLKDKWTDYKNHIDLVNPANKRNIDVIVVGTGLAGGSAAATLAELGYNVKTFCYQDSPRRAHSIAAQGGINAAKNYQGDGDSTYRLFYDTVKGGDYRSREANVYRLAEVSGNIIDQCVAQGVPFARDYGGLLDNRSFGGVLVSRTFYAKGQTGQQLLLGAYSAMNRQIARGKITPFNRHEMLDVVKVDGKARGIIARDLVTGKIERHSAHAVVIASGGYGNVYFLSTNAMGSNATAAWKIHKKGAFFANPCYTQIHPTCIPRSGDYQSKLTLMSESLRNDGRIWVPKNLEDVMAIREGKKKPTDLSEDQRDYYLERRYPAFGNLVPRDVASRAAKERCDAGYGVNATGEAVYLDFATAIQRYGVEQAKIHNIENASAEKLYELGAAIVKAKYGNLFQMYEKIVDQDPYKTPMMIYPAVHYTMGGVWVDYNLMTTVQGLYCIGEANFSDHGANRLGASALMQGLADGYFVLPYTIGDYLSHEIRTGKIPTNTPEFDEAEKSVTDKIDFFINNKGSHSVDYYHKKLGKIMWDKCGMSRNAAGLTEAMAEIKALREDFYKNVSVPGTSDELNAELEKAGRVADFLELGELFAKDALERDESCGGHFREESVELDGEQKGEAKRNDKDFAFVSAWEFKGEPSDAVLHKEQLEFKEIELKQRSYK